The window CATGAAATCGGCAACGAATATATTGGTCTCAATCTCTTCCAGGATGAATTTCCCTGTTAAGCCCATTGGATGAAAGAGCGAATAGGGGTTTATGTTTGTATAATTATTAACAACAATTCCTTTTCCCAGTGTATAGTCTTTAATCCCTCCTAAAGAAAATTTCAGAAACCCTTTTCTATCAGCGATTGGAAATCCGGTTTCGGCATAATCGATCAGATCAAGAAAACCTGAGGGTTCACTGAACTGATGCACACCCAGTTGTTCATAGTTTGCTGCCACACTGAAACGGAGGCCGATATTTAAAAATGGCAGTGAATAGGATGGTTTCAGGATAAAGGCGGGAAAAAAAGAACCATTTGCCCGTGCAAAAGATGTTGTAAATTCGATAGTTGCGCGGTTATCGAAGATCTGTCCGGGCTTTGTTATCGGGGAATATTCTTTCTCATTTTCATTTTGATCGGCAAGAATGCTCTCATAAATACGGTTAAGGGTGAATGTTCGTTTCTGAAAACCACCTTCGACTCTCCCCACTCCGGGTTTGCCGGCCATGAAACCATCGGTGAAGCTTTTACGGTTAGTAGAGGTATGGTCACTTGTTGGCTGAATGCCTGCTGAGGCAAGCTCATTTTCGATATATTCGTTTCCAAAAAAATGCTTTAAAACGGTTACATGGCGATAGGTAATATAAAGCGGGGCGGTCGGCTCTTTTCCCGGAAAGATCATAGTCGTCTGCCCGGAGACGAGGTTTAAGGCATCCTGCTGTGCAATATTCCGGGTCTTTACATTACCGCCAAGCACCTGAAATCCGGTTTCACCGGTTTTTTCTTCAACAATAGCAGAAATCGCACCATCACCGGTGGTCGCGACTGCATTGGCAGTATAAATACTGATAAAACATTTCGAGACCGCTTTCGCAAATACACCGCCGGCAAAAAGAGTAACACTGACATCGTGAACCGTCTGCCCGTTTTCTTCTTTCTCGACAATATTGAGAAGGAGTTTGGAATTTGATCCGAGGATAAGAATATTGTTGTCGCCGAATGAAAGAATCAGGCGGGTCTGGAAAAAAGTTTCAACGATGTCGTTATCATAAAGTTCCTTGCCCAGTGTAAGCTCTTCCCAGCTCCGTTTCTGCGAACGCTGAACTTTTGCATTTCCCTCTAAATGCGTTATTTCAAAGCTTTGTTGGCCCATGAGTAAGCCATTGATACAAAGCAGAAAAAAAAGAAAATTGAAAGTAACATTTGATTTATTCATTGTAATATCTTTATAATTATTGCCTTATGAATCATAGTTATAGTACAATAGAGACTGTATACTAAAGATAGTATAATATTTTATCATTTATGAAAAGCAATTTCATTATCTAAAAAAAACAGTGTGTGCAGTGAAACTGGTAATTCAAATACCCTGTTATAACGAAGAGAATACGTTAGAAGAAACTATTGCATCGTTGCCCCATCATATTGATGGTATCGATGAAATTGAAGTATTAGTTATTGATGATGGGTCGACCGACCGAAGCATTGAAGTAGCTCAAAATACAGGAGCGAAAGTACTAAGACTTTCCCGTCACCTCGGCCTTGCCGATGCATTTGCTTCGGGGGTTAAAGCGGCAATTGAGCACGATGCCGATATACTTGTCAATACCGATGCCGATCTTCAGTATCCTTCGGAGCATATCGAACGGTTGATCAGGCCTATTTTAGAAAAAAAGGCTGATATATCTGTTGGCGACCGTCTTTCCCATAAACCACGCCCCTTTTCTCCGGTTAAAATGATGTTCGAGCATATGGGTACGGCATTTGTTCGATCCATGTCGGGTGTGGATATCAAAGACGCGGCTAGTGGCTTTCGCGCATTCAGCAAGGAAGCGCTTGAGTTGATGTTTATTCATGGAAAGTTTTCCTATACTCTCGAGAGTCTGGTCCTTGCCGGGATGCGAAAGTTGAGAGTGGCGAATGTCACGATACCGATTAATCCACCGAAAAGAAAAAGCCGATTATTCAGCAGCATGGGCCATTACATTGTTCAGTCGGTTTTTTCGGTGATCAGGGCCTATTTGATGTACCATCCGCTGAAATTTTTTGTTTCGGTTGGATTGCTCTTTCTTGCAGCATCCGCTGTAATCGGGTTTCGATTTCTATTGTTTTATTTCCTTGAGGGGGGCGCCGGTCATATCCAGTCGCTGATTTTACTGGCGATTCTGGCATTTTTTGGCGTCTTAAGCATCATTTTAGGTCTTGTGGGTGATATTATCGCTGCCAACAGGCGCATTCTGGAGGAATTACGGCATACGGTGATGAAACAGTCGAACGGAAAGTAGATTCCCACGGAACACACGGAAAATCACGGAAAAAAAGAAGAACCACAGAAACACAGATAATTAAGCAAAAGCATTGGATAGCAAAGAATGGAATCACGTGCGTTGCTGGCAAGTGACAATACCCTCTCACATCGCGGGATAAAAAAGACAATTCCAGACTGGTTATTTCATGCCGTTATCTGGGGCTGGCTCATGCTTGTTAACGGGGTGTTTTTCTGGGGGCGGATTACTCAGTCCCGGGCGGTTCAGTCGTTTCTTGACAAGATCGGGTTATAATTTCATGTGGGCGATTGTAGTACTGTTGATCAGCGCCTCTGCTATTGGAAATTACCTGTTGTCCCGGATCAGAATTACCGGGGATAATCGCCTCGAGCATGCTGTTCTTGCCTGTGCAGCCGGCCTGGGAGTCTGGTGCTACGGACTGTTTGCGCTGGGGCACGCGGGGCTGCTTAACAAATGGGCGTTCCTTGCGCTTGCATTGGTTACATCAATACCAGCCATCTGGGCTTTTTTCCGGAAAAAGAAATGCCGGCACATTCTGAAGCCTCACAATCCCTTGTCCCGATTCGAATGGATCATGGTGGCTATCGCTTTTGTTGTTGCCGCAGTAACGCTTATCTGCTGCTATGCTCCGGTCGTTGGGGGGATTGGTAATGATGAAATTGGGATTCATATCACCGTACCTCATGAATGGCTTCGGGGTGGAAGAATTTCATCTCTTCCGTATATGGTATATCATCTTGCCGGCCATGCAGAGCTTCTATTTGCCTATGCTATGGCATTTTCGGGTGAAACCGGCGCGCGATTGATGTCATGGACATTCATGCTCTTGTGCTCGTTGCTGATTTACATAATGGGGAAACAAAAAGCGGGACGCTCCGTTGCGCTGGGAGCCGTTGTTTTTGTTGTGATCAATCCTCTGATATTCAGAACCTCGTTTATCGGCTTTATCGATTTTCCCGCAACCTTCTATATTCTTTTGTCGATGTGGTCGCTGATGAGGTATTCTGAAAGTAGAGAATGTAAGGAGATTCTGCTTTCTGCATTTTTCCTCGGGATTGCGTGCGGGATTAAACCGACCGGTTTGTT of the Chitinivibrionales bacterium genome contains:
- a CDS encoding phospholipid carrier-dependent glycosyltransferase → MPLSGAGSCLLTGCFSGGGLLSPGRFSRFLTRSGYNFMWAIVVLLISASAIGNYLLSRIRITGDNRLEHAVLACAAGLGVWCYGLFALGHAGLLNKWAFLALALVTSIPAIWAFFRKKKCRHILKPHNPLSRFEWIMVAIAFVVAAVTLICCYAPVVGGIGNDEIGIHITVPHEWLRGGRISSLPYMVYHLAGHAELLFAYAMAFSGETGARLMSWTFMLLCSLLIYIMGKQKAGRSVALGAVVFVVINPLIFRTSFIGFIDFPATFYILLSMWSLMRYSESRECKEILLSAFFLGIACGIKPTGLFYALTNSAFLVFIMMRSRREKLFQMAKNVTIFCAVTAILGSPWIARNLVLTGSPTFPPPLFIYRLNNDQPLTFAGQKLTFDKGKEYMEYYPSRVRPYGLGIKNYFLLPWNITMHP
- a CDS encoding glycosyltransferase — encoded protein: MIYEKQFHYLKKTVCAVKLVIQIPCYNEENTLEETIASLPHHIDGIDEIEVLVIDDGSTDRSIEVAQNTGAKVLRLSRHLGLADAFASGVKAAIEHDADILVNTDADLQYPSEHIERLIRPILEKKADISVGDRLSHKPRPFSPVKMMFEHMGTAFVRSMSGVDIKDAASGFRAFSKEALELMFIHGKFSYTLESLVLAGMRKLRVANVTIPINPPKRKSRLFSSMGHYIVQSVFSVIRAYLMYHPLKFFVSVGLLFLAASAVIGFRFLLFYFLEGGAGHIQSLILLAILAFFGVLSIILGLVGDIIAANRRILEELRHTVMKQSNGK